The following are from one region of the Hydrogenophaga sp. BPS33 genome:
- a CDS encoding carotenoid oxygenase family protein: MNAADLPLHEIPALSGNNAPIHQEDVFDNLPVLGTVPADFSGLYVRNGPNAYYPPDWRYHAYDGDGMLHAVRFDKGRVSYRNRWIQTAGLQEELAAGHTLWKGLKEPPRADRPDQPLKNNSNTDVKYHAGRLLTMWYRSGVPYAVDPFTLETLGPVDIDGPATRISAHSRPDEHTGELMWFDYDTKPPYMRYGVVGPDRQLRHAIDVDLPGPSLPHDMALTEHYTILHDFPLHPDPDALAAGRYKVRFYPELPSRFGIVPRYGKAEDVRWFEAKPAYMLHVVNAWEEGDEVVMVGTPYRMHPGEDGQIDSRRLERTINQRQRDFLLYEWRFDLKTGLTKERVIDDVLNTEFPVINSAYQGRKNRWSYNVVFPPGGREEPRFPGLVKYDLETGGYIAYSAGPQFFYNEPGFAPRDNPRSEDDGYLVTLAWNPNEQRSEIQLFDCFGAAFAQGPVARVVLPRRVPNGFHATFVSQATLNRWK; the protein is encoded by the coding sequence GTGAATGCTGCCGATTTACCGCTGCACGAAATTCCCGCGCTCTCGGGAAACAACGCCCCCATCCACCAGGAAGACGTGTTCGACAACTTGCCCGTCCTGGGCACGGTGCCGGCCGACTTCAGCGGTCTGTATGTGCGCAACGGACCGAATGCCTACTACCCGCCCGACTGGCGCTACCACGCTTACGACGGCGACGGCATGCTGCATGCCGTGCGCTTTGACAAAGGCCGCGTGAGCTACCGCAACCGCTGGATCCAGACGGCGGGCCTGCAGGAAGAACTGGCAGCGGGCCACACGCTGTGGAAGGGCTTGAAGGAGCCGCCGCGCGCCGACCGGCCCGACCAGCCGCTGAAGAACAACTCCAACACCGACGTGAAATACCACGCCGGTCGCTTGCTCACCATGTGGTACCGCTCCGGTGTGCCCTACGCGGTGGACCCGTTCACGCTGGAGACCCTGGGGCCGGTCGACATCGACGGCCCGGCCACCCGCATCTCGGCGCACTCGCGGCCCGACGAACACACCGGCGAACTCATGTGGTTCGACTACGACACCAAGCCACCCTACATGCGCTACGGCGTGGTCGGACCTGACCGCCAGTTGCGCCATGCCATCGACGTGGACCTGCCAGGCCCCAGCCTGCCGCACGACATGGCGCTCACCGAGCACTACACGATCCTGCATGACTTTCCGCTGCACCCGGACCCCGATGCGCTGGCCGCAGGCCGCTACAAGGTGCGCTTCTACCCCGAGCTGCCCAGCCGCTTCGGTATCGTTCCGCGCTATGGCAAGGCCGAAGACGTTCGCTGGTTCGAGGCCAAGCCGGCGTACATGCTGCACGTGGTCAACGCGTGGGAGGAAGGCGACGAGGTGGTGATGGTGGGCACGCCCTACCGGATGCACCCGGGCGAAGACGGACAGATCGACAGCCGCCGCCTGGAGCGCACCATCAACCAGCGCCAGCGCGATTTCCTGCTGTACGAATGGCGCTTCGACCTGAAGACCGGCCTCACGAAGGAGCGCGTGATCGACGACGTGCTCAACACCGAGTTTCCGGTGATCAACAGCGCCTACCAGGGACGCAAGAACCGCTGGTCCTACAACGTGGTGTTCCCACCCGGTGGTCGCGAGGAGCCGCGCTTCCCAGGCCTGGTGAAGTACGACCTGGAAACCGGTGGCTACATCGCCTACAGCGCCGGCCCGCAGTTCTTCTACAACGAGCCGGGCTTCGCGCCGCGCGACAACCCGCGCTCGGAAGACGACGGCTACCTGGTCACGCTGGCCTGGAACCCGAACGAGCAGCGCTCGGAGATCCAGCTGTTCGACTGCTTTGGTGCGGCCTTCGCGCAAGGCCCGGTCGCGCGCGTGGTCCTGCCGCGCCGCGTGCCCAACGGCTTTCACGCCACCTTCGTCAGCCAGGCCACGCTCAACCGCTGGAAATAA
- a CDS encoding IclR family transcriptional regulator — MSNDENPSDIRPIYRAPLTYEDYEGDRQFATTLARGLELLRCFSPVQHLLSNKELAEQLHLPRPTVSRLTYTLMRMGYLAQDADSGKYRLGSAVLSLGFPLLETFPVRQRARPEMLELAQEIRGTVAIAIRDRLDMVCIEVTRGGVRSGHPIDIGRTYSMCGTAVGRAYLAACSPGERQALMNQIKIKAPQEWALHEERLSYALANYARLGGGPGQGRPRRVVGDQRVLPAAQAG, encoded by the coding sequence ATGTCAAACGATGAAAATCCCTCGGACATCCGTCCCATCTACCGTGCGCCGCTCACCTACGAGGACTACGAAGGCGATCGCCAGTTCGCTACCACGCTTGCGCGCGGCTTGGAGCTGTTGCGCTGTTTCTCGCCGGTGCAGCACCTGCTCAGCAACAAGGAACTGGCCGAGCAGCTCCATCTGCCGAGGCCCACGGTCTCGCGCCTGACCTACACGCTCATGCGCATGGGCTACCTGGCGCAGGACGCCGACTCGGGCAAGTACCGGCTGGGCTCGGCCGTGTTGTCGCTCGGGTTTCCGCTGCTCGAGACCTTTCCGGTGCGCCAGCGCGCGCGCCCCGAAATGCTGGAACTGGCGCAGGAGATCCGGGGCACGGTGGCCATTGCGATCCGCGACCGGCTGGACATGGTGTGCATCGAAGTGACGCGTGGCGGCGTGCGCAGCGGCCACCCGATCGACATCGGCCGCACGTATTCGATGTGCGGCACGGCGGTGGGGCGGGCCTATCTCGCGGCCTGCAGCCCGGGCGAACGGCAGGCGCTGATGAACCAGATCAAGATCAAGGCGCCGCAGGAATGGGCGCTGCACGAGGAACGCCTGTCGTACGCCCTGGCGAACTACGCGCGGCTGGGCGGTGGCCCTGGGCAAGGTCGACCGCGGCGAGTTGTTGGCGATCAACGCGTCCTTCCAGCGGCGCAAGCTGGATGA
- a CDS encoding xanthine dehydrogenase family protein molybdopterin-binding subunit, producing the protein MNALLPLSSADAALARVEDTRLLTGRGCYVHDVSLPGMLHAAFVRSVYPRTRIVSMDADAAREVEGFVAIVTGHDLGGLTLPPPNGLLQDLRAEPTLLLPTQAIRSVGQPLALVLASSAEAARQAAEAVWFDCEAQAPCNDLADGAPVVASVRHHTGDAPAGGAAVVRAVQQQPRVAAMALEPRAAVVRWDGAAGELTAWLPTQTPSRARTDVARLLGLDVGKVRVIAPDVGGAFGAKSSLGPEELVLAWAAREHRCAIKWTATRSEEFTSGVHGRGARLEGELALDAQGHFLHLSAHLRFPVGAWLPFSVLAPARNTARILPGPYRVAGVDIRARVEASDAAAVTIYRGAGRPEATLLMERLVERAARRLGVDPLDLRRRNLIEAHQMPWATPTGETLDAGDYRAVLERAAQAFGYEAERAEQARRRAAGEWVGVGTALYIEPCGQGWESARVTLQTDGTVEVASGSCAQGQGHETSYATIAAQVLGCDPAHVRVRHGDTAHSPEGIGALASRSMAIGGSAVLLAAQDAARRRAAGEALPITADQVYTAPAEAWSYGCVMARMAIDAETGKPRVERIVWADDAGRIVSPQLAEGQLLGGLAQGLGQALLERLVYDAEGQLVTGSLMDYAVPRADDMPPVELHSQHVPTSANALGAKGVGEAGCIGVPAALLNAAADALSPRGEPELDFPLTAERLWRALSTNHSPSQP; encoded by the coding sequence ATGAACGCTCTTCTTCCCCTCTCATCCGCCGACGCAGCCCTGGCCCGTGTTGAAGACACGCGCTTGCTCACCGGCCGCGGCTGCTACGTGCACGACGTGTCCCTGCCCGGCATGCTGCACGCGGCGTTCGTGCGCAGCGTCTACCCCCGCACGCGCATCGTGTCGATGGACGCCGATGCCGCGCGCGAGGTCGAAGGCTTCGTCGCCATCGTCACCGGCCACGACCTCGGCGGGCTGACTCTGCCGCCGCCCAATGGCCTGCTGCAGGACCTGCGTGCCGAACCCACGCTGTTGCTGCCCACGCAGGCCATTCGCAGCGTGGGCCAGCCCCTGGCGCTGGTGCTTGCGAGCAGCGCCGAGGCCGCGCGGCAGGCCGCCGAAGCGGTGTGGTTCGACTGCGAAGCCCAAGCCCCGTGCAACGACCTGGCCGACGGCGCGCCCGTGGTCGCCAGCGTGCGCCACCACACCGGCGATGCGCCAGCTGGCGGTGCGGCGGTGGTGCGCGCCGTCCAGCAGCAACCGCGCGTCGCGGCCATGGCGCTGGAGCCGCGCGCGGCCGTGGTGCGTTGGGACGGTGCGGCCGGCGAACTGACGGCCTGGTTGCCGACGCAGACACCATCGCGTGCCCGGACGGACGTGGCCCGCCTGCTCGGCCTCGACGTCGGGAAAGTACGCGTGATCGCTCCCGACGTGGGCGGTGCCTTCGGCGCCAAATCGTCGTTGGGCCCTGAAGAACTGGTGCTGGCGTGGGCCGCGCGCGAGCACCGATGCGCCATCAAATGGACCGCCACGCGCAGCGAGGAATTCACGTCGGGCGTGCATGGGCGCGGTGCCCGTCTCGAAGGCGAGCTCGCGCTGGATGCGCAAGGCCATTTCCTTCATCTGTCTGCCCACCTGCGCTTCCCCGTCGGCGCCTGGTTGCCCTTCAGTGTGTTGGCGCCCGCCCGCAACACGGCGCGCATTCTGCCCGGGCCGTACCGCGTCGCGGGTGTGGACATCCGGGCGCGCGTCGAGGCGTCGGATGCGGCGGCCGTGACCATCTACCGGGGCGCGGGCCGACCCGAGGCCACCTTGTTGATGGAGCGCCTGGTCGAGCGCGCCGCGCGCCGCCTGGGTGTGGATCCGCTCGATTTGCGTCGGCGAAATCTCATCGAAGCCCATCAAATGCCGTGGGCCACGCCCACCGGCGAGACCTTGGACGCGGGCGACTACCGTGCTGTGCTGGAGCGCGCCGCACAGGCCTTCGGTTACGAGGCCGAGCGCGCCGAGCAGGCACGCCGCCGCGCGGCGGGCGAGTGGGTGGGCGTGGGCACGGCCTTGTACATCGAGCCCTGTGGCCAGGGCTGGGAAAGCGCACGCGTCACCTTGCAGACCGATGGCACGGTGGAGGTCGCCAGCGGCTCCTGCGCGCAAGGGCAGGGCCACGAAACCAGCTACGCCACCATCGCCGCGCAGGTGTTGGGCTGCGACCCCGCCCACGTGCGCGTGCGCCATGGCGATACCGCACACAGCCCCGAAGGCATCGGCGCGCTGGCCAGCCGCAGCATGGCGATTGGCGGCAGCGCGGTGCTGCTGGCCGCGCAGGACGCTGCGCGCCGCCGCGCCGCAGGAGAAGCCTTGCCGATCACGGCCGATCAGGTCTATACCGCGCCGGCCGAAGCCTGGAGCTACGGCTGTGTGATGGCCCGCATGGCCATCGACGCCGAGACCGGCAAGCCGCGCGTGGAGCGCATTGTGTGGGCCGACGACGCGGGCCGGATCGTCTCGCCCCAGCTTGCCGAAGGGCAGTTGCTCGGTGGCCTGGCGCAGGGCCTGGGCCAGGCCTTGCTGGAGCGCCTGGTCTACGACGCCGAGGGCCAGCTCGTCACCGGTTCGTTGATGGACTACGCCGTGCCGCGCGCCGACGACATGCCGCCGGTGGAACTGCACAGCCAGCACGTGCCCACGAGCGCCAATGCGCTCGGTGCCAAAGGCGTGGGCGAAGCCGGCTGCATTGGCGTGCCGGCCGCCTTGCTCAATGCCGCGGCCGACGCGCTCTCGCCGCGCGGCGAACCCGAACTCGATTTCCCGCTCACGGCCGAACGCCTGTGGCGCGCCCTCTCCACCAACCACTCTCCATCACAACCATGA